The following are encoded together in the Cicer arietinum cultivar CDC Frontier isolate Library 1 chromosome 2, Cicar.CDCFrontier_v2.0, whole genome shotgun sequence genome:
- the LOC140919370 gene encoding uncharacterized mitochondrial protein AtMg01250-like, translating into MAKMSFPEKWRKWILKCVGSASVYVLVNGSPTEEYVMWRRMRQGDLLSPFLFLLDVEDLNALCSAYVKANRFKDFEMGSNEFRVSVLQFVDETLIMGEK; encoded by the coding sequence ATGGCAAAGATGAGTTTTCCAGAGAAATGGCGCAAATGGATTTTGAAATGTGTTGGTTCAGCGTCAGTTTATGTGCTAGTGAATGGGAGTCCTACAGAAGAGTATGTTATGTGGAGGCGAATGAGACAGGGTGACCTCTTGTCTCCCTTCTTGTTTCTATTAGATGTCGAGGACCTGAATGCTCTGTGTAGTGCTTATGTGAAAGCCAATCGTTTCAAGGATTTTGAGATGGGCTCAAATGAGTTTCGTGTCTCTGTTTTACAATTTGTGGATGAAACGTTGATCATGGGAGAGAAGTGA